The proteins below are encoded in one region of Aquisphaera giovannonii:
- a CDS encoding Gfo/Idh/MocA family protein, giving the protein MAVGGKVKVGIIGSGFEADIHAASFRIMPDEAEVVAVASPTPGNAEALARRYEIPRVFLDYRAMLAEPDIEMVTITAPNALHARMTIDAAAAGKHVLCEKPLCMTLEEADEMIDACRRRGVLLMYAEELFFTPKYVQAKRMADEGAFGRVHLVKQSEKHSGPHGEWFWDVSKSGGGVFMDMGCHGIAFCYWFLGRPAIKDVYCQMNTQVHADRTRGEDECLCILNFEGGAVGLVENSWTRLGGMDDRVEVYGSSGLTMANLHMGNALPTYSEPGYGYAVEKAPGTKGWSYPVFEELWNYGFPQEMHHFARCVRGKETPIATGEDGRVVQEVLLAGYRSARTGAKVELPYRPSGIERPIDLWLGKMD; this is encoded by the coding sequence ATGGCCGTCGGCGGCAAGGTCAAGGTCGGGATCATCGGGTCGGGCTTCGAGGCCGACATCCACGCGGCCTCGTTCCGGATCATGCCGGACGAGGCCGAGGTCGTCGCCGTGGCCTCGCCCACGCCGGGGAACGCCGAGGCGCTCGCGCGTCGGTACGAGATCCCCCGGGTCTTCCTCGACTACCGGGCGATGCTCGCCGAGCCCGACATCGAGATGGTCACCATCACGGCGCCCAATGCGCTGCACGCCCGGATGACGATCGACGCCGCGGCCGCGGGCAAGCACGTCCTCTGCGAGAAGCCCCTCTGCATGACCCTGGAGGAGGCGGACGAGATGATCGACGCCTGCCGCCGCCGCGGCGTCCTCCTGATGTACGCCGAGGAGCTCTTCTTCACGCCCAAGTATGTGCAGGCGAAGCGGATGGCCGACGAGGGGGCCTTCGGGCGGGTCCACCTGGTGAAGCAGTCGGAGAAGCATTCCGGCCCGCACGGCGAGTGGTTCTGGGACGTCTCGAAGTCCGGCGGCGGCGTGTTCATGGACATGGGCTGCCACGGCATCGCCTTCTGCTACTGGTTCCTCGGCCGCCCCGCGATCAAGGACGTCTACTGCCAGATGAACACCCAGGTCCACGCCGATAGGACCCGCGGCGAGGACGAATGCCTCTGCATCCTCAACTTCGAGGGCGGCGCCGTCGGCCTGGTCGAGAATAGCTGGACGCGGCTCGGCGGGATGGACGACCGGGTGGAGGTCTACGGCTCGTCCGGCCTCACCATGGCCAACCTGCACATGGGCAACGCCCTGCCGACCTACAGCGAGCCCGGCTACGGCTACGCCGTCGAGAAGGCCCCGGGCACGAAGGGCTGGAGCTACCCCGTCTTCGAGGAGCTCTGGAACTACGGCTTCCCCCAGGAGATGCACCACTTCGCCCGCTGCGTGCGGGGCAAGGAGACGCCGATCGCCACCGGCGAGGACGGCCGCGTCGTCCAGGAGGTGCTCCTGGCCGGCTATCGCTCCGCCCGGACGGGGGCCAAGGTCGAGCTGCCCTACCGCCCCTCCGGCATCGAGCGGCCGATCGACCTGTGGCTGGGGAAGATGGACTAA